In Opitutaceae bacterium TAV5, one genomic interval encodes:
- a CDS encoding beta-galactosidase gives MFHSHQRQVHLDFHTSPYIPDVASEFDPAAFARTFRDAHVNSVTLFAKCHHGMCYYPTKTGVQHPALDGRDLLGEQIEALHREGIRAPVYTPVGWEEDVARKHPEWLQLRDDGTFARVANADPSLPPQPGGWWYNNFLHPDYQDYIEAHLRELFERYGDAIDGLFFDIVVMAPRACWSDASLRFREKHHLLDRDAATHVRFDTAAQVAFARRFTPLIKNRLPAATVFYNSTNVLNADSRCGVRARHDLQTHWELESLPSGFWGYHHFPRLARAFGHWGKPWLGMTGRFQRMWGDFGGIKPQPALEYECFRTQALGGANSVGDQLPPRGRPDAGAYDLIGAVFAQCAAAEPFYAGSAPLPQIGIVAPGDPTLDSACTDLSLEGAIQMCDESHYDTVILDDASPVDPAALSLVILPDSVVVTGKLQKNLAAYVRAGGKLIVSHRSGFGAPGAPSLLPGVNLTLAGDVTNYPSYWRARREFSASLSRSDRVVYEPGVNVEAGHNTLTLVDRILPYFRRTDLTFSSHFQTPPQAVADRHAAVLAGDHYVYFADPIFREYRHSGNIAVRDGWRLAMRRLVGPAPFGEGLPTTIQVIPRRRGDDLLLTLLHYIPTRKALTVDMIEERETFAGEYLRFPPGSPVTRVLDFESGSELPRNADGSFALPTRKGRLLLKIPGFFV, from the coding sequence ATGTTTCATTCACATCAACGTCAGGTTCACCTCGATTTTCACACCTCGCCGTACATTCCCGACGTCGCTTCCGAATTCGATCCCGCCGCCTTCGCCCGCACTTTTCGCGACGCGCATGTCAACAGTGTGACCCTCTTCGCCAAGTGCCACCACGGCATGTGCTACTATCCGACAAAAACCGGCGTGCAGCACCCCGCGCTCGACGGACGCGACCTCCTCGGCGAACAGATCGAGGCCCTCCATCGCGAAGGCATCCGCGCCCCGGTCTACACGCCCGTCGGCTGGGAGGAAGATGTCGCCCGCAAGCATCCCGAATGGCTCCAGCTCCGCGACGACGGCACCTTCGCCCGCGTCGCCAATGCCGATCCCTCGCTCCCGCCCCAGCCCGGCGGCTGGTGGTACAACAATTTTCTCCATCCCGATTACCAGGATTACATCGAAGCCCATCTCCGCGAACTCTTCGAGCGCTACGGCGACGCCATCGACGGCCTCTTTTTCGACATCGTCGTCATGGCTCCCCGGGCCTGCTGGAGCGATGCCTCTCTCCGCTTCCGCGAAAAACACCACCTGCTCGACCGCGACGCCGCCACCCACGTCCGCTTCGACACCGCCGCGCAAGTCGCCTTCGCCCGCCGCTTCACGCCGCTCATCAAAAACCGTCTGCCCGCCGCCACCGTTTTTTACAATTCCACCAACGTTCTCAACGCCGACTCCCGCTGCGGCGTGCGCGCGCGGCACGACCTGCAAACTCACTGGGAACTCGAATCCCTCCCTTCCGGCTTCTGGGGTTATCACCATTTCCCCCGCCTCGCCCGCGCCTTCGGCCACTGGGGCAAACCCTGGCTCGGCATGACCGGCCGCTTCCAGCGCATGTGGGGGGATTTCGGGGGGATCAAACCCCAACCCGCCCTCGAATACGAATGTTTCCGCACGCAGGCCCTCGGCGGAGCCAATTCCGTCGGCGACCAGCTCCCTCCGCGCGGCCGGCCTGATGCCGGGGCATACGATCTCATCGGCGCCGTTTTTGCCCAATGCGCCGCCGCCGAGCCGTTCTACGCCGGCAGCGCGCCCCTCCCGCAAATCGGGATCGTTGCTCCCGGCGATCCGACGCTCGACTCCGCCTGCACCGACCTGTCGCTTGAAGGCGCCATCCAGATGTGCGACGAATCACACTACGACACCGTCATACTCGATGATGCCTCCCCTGTTGATCCGGCCGCCCTCTCCCTCGTCATTCTTCCGGACAGTGTTGTCGTAACCGGAAAACTACAGAAAAATCTCGCTGCTTATGTCCGCGCCGGCGGCAAACTCATCGTCTCGCACCGCAGCGGTTTTGGCGCACCCGGCGCCCCTTCGCTCCTCCCCGGCGTGAACCTCACGCTCGCCGGTGACGTTACGAACTATCCCTCCTACTGGCGCGCCCGGCGCGAATTCTCCGCCAGCCTCTCGCGCAGCGACCGCGTCGTTTATGAGCCCGGTGTCAACGTCGAGGCCGGTCACAACACCCTCACGCTTGTGGACCGCATTCTTCCCTATTTCCGCCGCACGGACCTCACTTTTTCATCCCACTTCCAGACCCCGCCGCAAGCCGTCGCCGACCGGCACGCCGCCGTCCTCGCGGGCGACCATTACGTGTATTTCGCCGACCCGATTTTCCGCGAGTACCGCCATTCGGGAAACATCGCCGTCCGCGACGGCTGGCGACTCGCGATGCGGCGCCTCGTCGGCCCCGCTCCTTTCGGCGAAGGCCTCCCCACGACGATCCAGGTGATTCCCCGCCGCCGCGGTGACGATCTCCTCCTCACGCTTCTCCACTACATCCCCACGCGCAAGGCGCTCACCGTAGACATGATCGAGGAACGGGAAACGTTTGCAGGAGAATATCTCCGGTTCCCGCCGGGTTCACCGGTGACGCGGGTGCTCGATTTCGAGTCCGGTTCGGAACTGCCGCGCAACGCCGACGGCAGCTTTGCCCTTCCGACCCGCAAGGGCCGGTTGCTGCTGAAAATTCCGGGGTTTTTTGTGTAA
- a CDS encoding N-terminal cleavage protein — protein MPAFTLPRTHRRPPAAFTLVELLTVIAIIGILAAITLAAVSKVRAQAHQARCGSNIRQLATLAAVWAQDNGDWVPQALWAWKKIHNTWPGATNLRSVGYNDKVGTCGAVNDGITYPPHYGLNSHLASAANNTVYYEHGYYKFSSVLSSRTILFAETKWVSGWSQNASNVTDAAPEGGGRTGAYLAAVGATTTFDPRHSGKGYVAYADGHVALGTVKDLTATNPNNDPWKTGITQ, from the coding sequence ATGCCTGCCTTCACACTCCCCCGGACCCATCGTCGCCCGCCCGCTGCCTTCACCCTCGTCGAACTTCTGACCGTCATCGCCATTATCGGTATTCTGGCTGCCATTACGCTGGCCGCCGTCAGCAAAGTCCGCGCGCAGGCCCATCAGGCCCGCTGCGGCTCCAACATCCGGCAACTCGCGACACTCGCCGCCGTCTGGGCGCAGGACAACGGCGACTGGGTGCCGCAAGCATTGTGGGCATGGAAAAAAATCCACAACACATGGCCGGGGGCGACCAACCTGCGCAGCGTCGGCTACAATGACAAGGTGGGCACCTGCGGGGCGGTCAACGACGGCATCACCTACCCCCCCCATTACGGCCTCAACAGCCATCTCGCCTCGGCCGCAAATAACACGGTCTATTACGAACATGGATATTATAAATTTTCCAGTGTCCTCTCGTCGCGCACCATCCTCTTCGCCGAAACCAAATGGGTGAGCGGATGGTCGCAAAACGCCTCCAACGTCACCGATGCCGCGCCGGAAGGCGGCGGCAGGACCGGCGCGTACCTTGCCGCCGTTGGCGCCACCACCACCTTCGATCCGCGTCACAGCGGCAAGGGCTACGTCGCCTACGCCGACGGCCATGTGGCGCTTGGAACGGTGAAAGACCTCACCGCCACCAATCCCAACAATGATCCATGGAAAACTGGCATCACCCAGTAA
- a CDS encoding glycosyltransferase family 1 — translation MNCARFFTGAAFLTLLHFSAAHAAPVSSWTKTTGGSAITGLDTASPVFGDGTASSGNGYQIYAALPETWTLAAVGDSLSFSGSVSFTIDGNAGSDQFRFGLFDTHGSNNNTGWLGYFATNSGTGGNPNGRLWERKDGNTTAYFNNADVSASELQAFAGNPATTFGTGTYAFSLSLERTDTGLRVTWSITGTGSTTYSIGGTYNDATPLTWSFDRVGLMSGGGLNAAQASFSDINATFASAVPEPSTWAMLAALFVLVSACLLRRHSSRM, via the coding sequence ATGAACTGCGCGCGCTTCTTCACCGGAGCCGCTTTCCTGACCCTCCTCCACTTCTCCGCCGCGCACGCTGCGCCTGTCTCCTCATGGACGAAGACCACCGGCGGCTCGGCCATCACCGGTCTGGACACCGCCAGTCCGGTCTTCGGCGACGGCACCGCCAGTTCCGGGAACGGCTATCAAATCTACGCGGCCCTGCCCGAAACCTGGACGCTCGCCGCGGTCGGCGACTCGCTCTCTTTTTCGGGCTCCGTCAGCTTCACGATCGATGGCAACGCGGGCTCCGATCAATTCCGCTTCGGGCTCTTCGACACCCACGGCAGCAACAACAACACCGGCTGGCTCGGCTACTTCGCCACCAACAGTGGCACCGGCGGCAATCCCAACGGTCGCCTCTGGGAACGCAAGGACGGCAACACCACCGCCTACTTCAACAACGCGGACGTTTCGGCTTCCGAACTCCAGGCTTTTGCAGGAAACCCGGCAACGACCTTCGGCACGGGCACCTACGCCTTTTCCCTCTCCCTCGAGCGAACCGACACCGGGCTCCGCGTAACATGGTCGATCACCGGCACCGGCTCGACCACCTACTCCATCGGTGGCACCTATAATGACGCCACGCCGCTCACCTGGTCCTTCGACCGCGTGGGCCTCATGAGTGGCGGCGGCCTCAACGCCGCCCAAGCGAGCTTCTCCGACATCAACGCCACCTTCGCCTCCGCCGTCCCCGAGCCCTCCACCTGGGCCATGCTGGCCGCGTTGTTTGTCCTTGTCTCCGCCTGCCTCCTCCGCCGGCATTCTTCCCGGATGTAA
- a CDS encoding LacI family transcription regulator — translation MSSLAEISRICGVSLGATSKALSGKPGVSEATRQRILSVATQRNYRPNRLVHAIQSGRSMTVGLTCNDFHSDFSGRIIEGMLAVLYGAEYDAIVINWDLCVHEGEQVLRTFAERRVDGLLMFPPADQPSQAYLQELKNFGRPIVVVDQTFAGCEDYDFVGSQDFEGGVLATEHLLALGHRKIANICHRKTSTGRARLEGFRSAMAGNRVSVNENWIREVARYGSDEAYRYARELLSGDRAERPTAIMGFTDWEALDAMAAAHDAGLRVPEDVSVVGFADLRVSASVRPRLTTVAQDPVEIGRRAAARLVERLGAARSAKGAAKDKPSAGPLRVDRVPVRMEVRESTEAPAEAGGR, via the coding sequence ATGTCTTCTCTCGCTGAAATCTCCCGTATCTGTGGTGTCTCGCTCGGCGCCACGTCGAAGGCCCTGAGCGGCAAGCCGGGTGTTTCCGAGGCGACGCGGCAACGCATCCTGAGCGTGGCGACCCAGCGCAATTACCGACCGAACCGCCTGGTGCATGCGATCCAGAGCGGGCGCAGCATGACGGTGGGGCTGACGTGCAACGACTTTCACAGCGATTTTTCCGGGCGGATCATCGAGGGGATGCTGGCGGTGCTGTATGGCGCGGAGTATGACGCCATCGTCATCAACTGGGACCTGTGCGTCCACGAAGGCGAGCAGGTGCTGCGGACGTTTGCGGAGCGGCGGGTGGACGGCTTGCTGATGTTTCCTCCGGCAGACCAGCCGTCGCAGGCGTATTTGCAGGAACTGAAAAATTTCGGACGCCCCATTGTGGTCGTGGATCAGACGTTTGCCGGATGTGAGGACTACGATTTTGTCGGAAGCCAGGATTTTGAGGGCGGGGTGCTGGCCACGGAGCATCTGCTGGCGCTCGGGCACCGGAAGATCGCCAATATCTGTCATCGCAAGACGAGTACGGGACGGGCGCGCCTGGAGGGATTTCGCAGTGCCATGGCCGGCAACCGCGTGTCTGTAAATGAAAACTGGATACGGGAAGTCGCTCGTTACGGCTCGGACGAGGCGTATCGGTATGCGCGCGAATTGCTGTCGGGTGACAGGGCGGAGCGTCCGACGGCGATCATGGGGTTTACGGACTGGGAGGCGCTGGACGCGATGGCGGCGGCGCATGACGCGGGTCTGCGCGTGCCGGAGGATGTCTCGGTCGTGGGATTTGCGGACCTGCGAGTGTCGGCGAGCGTGCGGCCGCGGCTGACAACGGTGGCGCAGGACCCCGTGGAAATCGGCCGGCGGGCGGCGGCGCGTCTGGTGGAGCGGTTGGGAGCGGCCAGGAGCGCGAAGGGAGCGGCGAAGGATAAACCGTCGGCGGGGCCCTTGCGTGTCGATCGGGTGCCGGTGCGGATGGAGGTCCGCGAATCGACGGAAGCGCCGGCGGAGGCCGGCGGCCGATAG
- a CDS encoding ABC transporter ATP-binding protein, which translates to MTAILKSEIPDLKSLPPSRAEAGPVVIETRGLTKRFGHVTALDNVSLTIRQGEFIAFMGASGSGKTTLMNILTCLDTATEGKILLDGVDAAALDDEGRRVFRAEKIGLIFQQFHLIPYLSALENLMLAQHYHSMVDEAAARAVLDKVGLGHRVTHLPHQLSGGEQQRVCIARALVNEPHFIFADEPTGNLDEENERIVLGLLRDLHQQGRTIIMVTHNPDLICHVDRVVRLHHGKVISDSPTCAANCPILPHPSGSPATRPA; encoded by the coding sequence ATGACCGCCATTTTGAAATCTGAAATCCCGGATCTGAAATCCCTCCCTCCGTCCCGAGCGGAGGCCGGCCCCGTTGTCATCGAAACCCGCGGTCTCACCAAACGATTCGGTCACGTCACCGCGCTCGACAACGTCAGCCTCACCATCCGCCAAGGCGAGTTCATCGCCTTCATGGGCGCCTCCGGCTCCGGCAAGACGACGCTGATGAACATCCTCACCTGCCTCGACACCGCCACCGAGGGGAAAATCCTCCTCGACGGCGTCGACGCCGCCGCGCTCGATGACGAGGGCCGCCGCGTGTTCCGCGCCGAGAAGATCGGGCTCATTTTCCAGCAATTCCACCTCATCCCCTACCTCAGCGCGCTGGAGAACCTGATGCTGGCGCAGCACTATCACAGCATGGTGGACGAAGCCGCCGCGCGCGCCGTGCTCGACAAGGTCGGGCTCGGCCACCGCGTCACGCACCTGCCGCACCAGCTTTCCGGTGGCGAGCAGCAACGCGTCTGCATCGCCCGCGCCCTCGTCAACGAACCGCATTTCATCTTCGCCGACGAGCCGACCGGAAACCTCGACGAGGAAAACGAGCGCATCGTCCTCGGCCTCCTCCGCGACCTGCACCAACAAGGCCGCACGATCATCATGGTGACGCACAATCCCGATCTCATCTGCCACGTCGACCGGGTCGTCCGCCTCCATCACGGCAAGGTCATCTCGGATTCCCCGACCTGCGCCGCCAACTGCCCCATCCTCCCGCACCCGTCCGGATCGCCAGCCACCCGCCCGGCCTGA
- a CDS encoding ABC transporter permease: MFRRMVLRALTNRFRRVSVVFVALTVGAAIVCAMSAVYFDINAKMSRELRTFGANFYIGPAQADTLAQTTYDDIIATAPAGLVVDACPWLYGTARAELSRIAIAGTSFESLRPLSPWWQLNSGSWIGVDFDDRNAMIGHKLAARLELRPGQSVTLLRDGASEKRTFNIKGAVETGDATDNLLIVNLDAAQAWLGQPGRITHALLRLDTDDPARIDAWAADLRQRHPDLDIRPIRKVSASEGGVLEKIKGLMGLVSLVILVLSTLCVNTTLTAIISERAKEFALQKALGARNRAIVLQILAETGIIVTVAIVAGCALGYLLAQILGQAVFSSSIDFRAPVLPIAATLSLLVAFVAAIVPTRRAMQIEPAAILKGE; the protein is encoded by the coding sequence ATGTTCCGCCGCATGGTCCTGCGCGCGCTGACGAACCGGTTCCGCCGCGTCTCGGTCGTGTTCGTCGCGCTCACCGTCGGCGCGGCCATCGTCTGTGCGATGTCCGCCGTCTATTTCGACATCAACGCCAAGATGAGCCGCGAACTCCGGACCTTCGGCGCCAATTTCTACATCGGCCCCGCACAAGCCGACACCCTCGCGCAAACCACGTACGACGACATCATCGCCACCGCCCCCGCCGGCCTCGTCGTCGATGCCTGCCCCTGGCTCTACGGCACCGCCCGCGCCGAGCTTTCCCGCATCGCCATCGCTGGCACCAGCTTCGAATCCCTCCGTCCGCTCTCTCCCTGGTGGCAGCTCAACAGCGGTTCCTGGATCGGCGTCGATTTCGACGACCGCAACGCCATGATCGGCCACAAACTCGCCGCGCGCCTCGAACTCCGCCCCGGCCAGTCCGTCACCCTCCTCCGCGACGGCGCCTCCGAAAAAAGGACCTTCAACATCAAGGGCGCCGTCGAGACCGGCGACGCCACCGACAACCTCCTCATCGTCAATCTCGACGCCGCCCAGGCCTGGCTCGGCCAGCCCGGCCGCATCACCCATGCCCTCCTCCGTCTCGACACCGACGATCCCGCGCGCATCGATGCCTGGGCCGCCGACCTCCGCCAACGCCATCCCGACCTCGACATCCGCCCCATCCGCAAGGTCTCCGCCTCCGAAGGCGGGGTGCTCGAAAAGATCAAGGGCCTGATGGGGCTGGTCTCGCTCGTCATTCTCGTGCTTTCGACGCTCTGCGTGAACACCACGCTCACGGCCATCATCAGCGAACGCGCCAAAGAATTTGCCCTGCAAAAAGCCCTCGGCGCGCGCAACCGGGCCATCGTCCTGCAAATCCTCGCCGAGACGGGCATCATCGTCACCGTCGCCATCGTCGCCGGCTGCGCCCTTGGTTACCTCCTCGCGCAGATCCTCGGCCAGGCGGTGTTCTCCTCCAGCATCGACTTCCGCGCCCCCGTCCTGCCGATCGCGGCGACGCTTTCCCTGCTCGTCGCCTTCGTCGCCGCCATTGTCCCCACCCGCCGCGCCATGCAGATCGAACCCGCCGCCATCCTCAAAGGGGAATAA
- a CDS encoding ABC transporter permease codes for MLFRLIIQSWRHNLRRKTLAIATVFLAAALISALLAVSINSGDKMSREMKSYGANILVEPATQAVLPELLGDAAHAPRNTSDYIDESELLNIKEIFWRNNILGFAPLLPGEARIITPPSPDSGLPPPASGDHSDKVVPVLGTFFDKALPLPDEPAFRTGQSDIALYWNVRGEWPEDDAPQALAGSRLAAAHGWTPGTRVTLASVAEATNAPLQTANASQAPAPPVTVIVTGILESGGPEEDQLLLPLARAQQLLGLSGKVQSVRVSAMTVPENRLSTRARVDPDSLAAEDYDRWYCTAYVSSIAHQLEETLSGVVARPIWQVAASEGQIITKIQLLLIIATLAALLAAAMGIASLMTTTIMERSREIGLMKALAARPWQIMTLFYAEAALSGLLGGAAGCLAGWGLARLIGWTLFGAPLEFAWIVVPVVLLISLLISLIGTWFPAHQITKLYPAEVLYGRK; via the coding sequence ATGCTGTTCCGGCTCATAATCCAGTCGTGGCGGCACAACCTGCGCCGCAAGACGCTCGCCATCGCAACGGTCTTTCTCGCTGCCGCGCTCATCTCCGCGCTCCTCGCCGTTTCCATCAACAGCGGCGACAAGATGTCGCGCGAGATGAAGTCCTACGGGGCCAATATCCTTGTCGAACCCGCCACCCAGGCCGTCCTTCCCGAACTCCTCGGCGACGCCGCACACGCGCCCCGGAACACCAGCGACTACATCGACGAATCCGAACTGCTGAACATCAAGGAGATCTTCTGGCGCAACAACATCCTCGGCTTCGCCCCCCTCCTTCCCGGCGAAGCCCGTATCATCACCCCGCCCTCTCCGGATTCCGGACTCCCGCCTCCGGCCTCCGGAGACCACAGCGACAAGGTCGTTCCGGTTCTCGGCACCTTCTTCGACAAGGCCCTTCCCCTGCCCGACGAACCCGCCTTCCGCACCGGCCAGAGCGACATCGCCCTTTACTGGAACGTCCGCGGCGAATGGCCCGAGGACGATGCTCCGCAAGCCCTCGCCGGCAGCCGCCTCGCCGCCGCCCACGGCTGGACACCGGGAACCCGCGTCACCCTCGCCTCCGTTGCCGAAGCCACCAACGCCCCGCTTCAAACGGCCAACGCCTCACAAGCACCGGCACCTCCGGTGACGGTGATTGTGACGGGCATTCTCGAAAGCGGCGGCCCCGAGGAGGACCAGCTTCTGCTCCCGCTTGCCCGCGCCCAGCAACTTCTCGGCCTCTCCGGCAAAGTCCAGTCCGTGCGTGTATCCGCCATGACCGTACCGGAAAACCGTCTTTCCACCCGCGCCCGCGTCGATCCCGATTCGCTCGCCGCCGAGGACTACGACCGCTGGTACTGCACTGCCTACGTCTCCTCCATCGCCCATCAGCTCGAGGAAACCCTCTCCGGCGTTGTCGCCCGCCCCATCTGGCAAGTCGCCGCGTCCGAGGGACAGATCATCACCAAAATCCAGCTCCTTCTCATCATCGCCACCCTCGCCGCGCTCCTCGCCGCCGCCATGGGCATCGCCTCCCTCATGACCACCACCATCATGGAACGCTCCCGCGAGATCGGCCTGATGAAGGCCCTCGCCGCGCGGCCCTGGCAGATCATGACGCTTTTTTACGCCGAAGCCGCGCTCAGCGGCCTGCTCGGCGGCGCCGCCGGTTGCCTTGCCGGCTGGGGGCTCGCCCGCCTCATCGGCTGGACGCTTTTCGGAGCGCCTCTCGAGTTTGCCTGGATCGTGGTCCCCGTCGTCCTGCTCATCTCGCTCCTCATCAGCCTGATCGGCACCTGGTTCCCCGCGCACCAGATCACAAAACTCTACCCGGCGGAGGTGCTGTATGGACGGAAGTGA
- a CDS encoding membrane protein, which yields MFYYLTTTLEVFLATALLAGLNHAPRPVPAFRWLAWTILAALAVGITTGRLVHPVTTTQLWTGALLSALFLAVLFAQLPFAKKSAAIGLVVTGLLAAAAGFRFGQDPNLGVLTATAVVNTDLLLNLAAMLFGFALAVTLGALLARLVRRSPPLRWPLLIANTALLLVPLSGQIVLALIRLKKIPLTRDWLSYVARTTNFPWLFTYIALGAVAVAALPTLLRTFRSPALPPSSASAADPARRKTLAALHSARRLAWGALLVAATATACQLYWDQVASRPLQRSDAARITEAADGNIHLALATLADNQLHRYEWIADDGKIVRFFTLNRHPGAVSPAVVFDACSLCGDRGYALRGDRVICIACGVNLVLPSVGKPGGCNPIIIENWTQTDTEILIPRASLAAGAQVFTTSVGDDDRPSHHQPVAECGLPGAHAAAPAATAVSATPAAAAETGNKPACCSGS from the coding sequence ATGTTTTATTACCTGACAACCACCCTCGAGGTCTTCCTCGCCACCGCGCTCCTCGCCGGGCTCAACCACGCTCCGCGGCCCGTGCCCGCGTTTCGTTGGCTTGCTTGGACGATCCTCGCCGCGCTGGCCGTCGGCATCACCACCGGCCGCCTCGTCCATCCCGTCACCACCACCCAGCTCTGGACTGGCGCCCTCCTCTCGGCGCTCTTCCTTGCCGTCCTTTTCGCTCAGCTTCCCTTCGCCAAAAAATCCGCGGCCATCGGCCTTGTCGTCACCGGCCTGCTCGCGGCGGCCGCCGGCTTCCGTTTCGGCCAGGACCCCAATCTCGGCGTCCTCACCGCCACCGCCGTCGTCAACACCGACCTCCTCCTCAACCTCGCCGCGATGCTTTTCGGCTTCGCGCTCGCCGTCACCCTCGGCGCTCTTCTCGCCCGACTCGTCCGCCGCTCGCCTCCGCTGCGCTGGCCGCTGCTCATTGCCAACACCGCCCTGCTCCTCGTCCCCCTCTCCGGCCAGATCGTTCTCGCGCTCATCCGCCTGAAAAAAATCCCCCTCACCCGCGACTGGCTCAGCTATGTAGCGCGCACCACCAACTTCCCCTGGCTCTTCACCTACATCGCTCTCGGCGCCGTAGCCGTCGCCGCCCTGCCCACGCTCCTGCGTACGTTCCGCTCCCCCGCCCTCCCCCCCTCTTCCGCTTCCGCCGCCGATCCCGCCCGCCGCAAAACCCTCGCCGCCCTCCACTCCGCGCGCCGCCTCGCCTGGGGCGCGCTTCTCGTCGCCGCCACGGCCACCGCCTGCCAGCTTTACTGGGACCAGGTGGCCTCGCGCCCGCTCCAGCGCAGCGACGCTGCGCGCATCACCGAAGCCGCCGACGGCAACATCCATCTGGCTCTCGCCACGCTCGCCGACAACCAGTTGCACCGTTACGAATGGATCGCCGACGACGGCAAGATCGTCCGCTTCTTCACCCTCAACCGCCACCCCGGCGCCGTCAGCCCGGCCGTTGTCTTCGACGCCTGCTCGCTCTGCGGCGACCGCGGCTACGCCCTGCGCGGCGACCGCGTCATCTGCATCGCCTGCGGGGTCAACCTCGTCCTGCCCTCGGTCGGCAAGCCCGGCGGCTGCAACCCGATCATCATCGAAAACTGGACCCAGACTGACACCGAAATCCTCATTCCCCGCGCCTCGCTCGCCGCCGGCGCCCAGGTCTTCACCACCTCTGTCGGTGACGACGACCGCCCGTCACACCACCAGCCCGTCGCCGAATGCGGCCTGCCCGGCGCCCACGCCGCCGCTCCCGCCGCCACGGCGGTATCCGCAACTCCGGCCGCCGCTGCCGAAACCGGAAACAAACCCGCATGCTGTTCCGGCTCATAA
- a CDS encoding iron transporter — protein MKTRYAAGLLAGILAASSAFAFKEWPAGEAQTVNNMEIAAVYLQPIDMEPRGMGLPAAQADIHLEADIKATEGNQNGFGAGEWIPYLTIEYTLVNLDTRQSQTGSFMPMVASDGPHYGNNIKMMGVGNYKVTYKIYPPSKAGLHRHTDKETGVGAWFKPFEVSFEFKYVGLDDAAGGSEAPKVN, from the coding sequence ATGAAAACCAGATACGCAGCCGGCCTCCTCGCCGGAATTCTCGCCGCCAGCAGCGCCTTCGCCTTCAAGGAATGGCCCGCCGGCGAAGCCCAGACGGTCAACAACATGGAAATCGCTGCAGTCTACCTGCAACCGATCGACATGGAGCCTCGCGGCATGGGCCTGCCCGCCGCCCAGGCCGACATCCACCTCGAAGCCGACATCAAGGCCACCGAGGGCAACCAGAACGGCTTCGGCGCCGGCGAATGGATTCCGTATCTGACGATCGAATACACGCTCGTGAACCTCGACACCAGGCAGAGCCAGACCGGCTCCTTCATGCCGATGGTCGCCAGCGACGGCCCCCACTACGGCAACAACATCAAGATGATGGGGGTCGGCAACTACAAGGTCACCTACAAGATCTATCCGCCTTCCAAAGCCGGCCTTCATCGCCACACCGACAAGGAGACCGGCGTCGGCGCCTGGTTCAAACCCTTCGAGGTAAGCTTCGAATTCAAATACGTCGGCCTCGACGATGCCGCCGGTGGCAGCGAAGCCCCCAAGGTCAACTGA